CCCGGTGGATCAGCCGGCCACCGGCGACCGCAGGGTCTCCCGGTGCGCCCTGGCCACCGCCACCAGCCTGTCCAGCGCGTCCCGGGTCTCCACCAGCTCCTCGATGTGCCGGGACAGCCGTTCCCGCTCCTGCGCCATCCGCTCCAGCGCCGCGTCGGAGTTGTCCGTGCTGGGCGCGTCCACGCACGGCAGCAGTTCGGCGACGGTCCGGCTGGAGAGCCCCGCGGTGTACATCCGCTGGATGAACGCGACCCGCTCGACCTCCTCCTCCGTGTAGTGCCGCTGCCCGCTCGCGCTGCGCACGCTCGTCAGCAGCCCCTGCTCCTCGTAGTAGCGCACCGACCGGACGCTGACCCCGGCCCGTGACGCGAGCTCCCCGATGCGCATGCCGTCCCTCCCGCTGTGACCTGTGACACAGCCCTTGCCTCTGACGTCAATGTCAGGTTTTAGCGTAGCGCCGTGCCCGAGATCCGGGCACCACGGAGCACCACGGAGCCTCGCATGACCAGCCTCTTCGACGCCTACCGACTCGGCGGACTCGCCCTGCCCAACCGGACGGTGATGGCACCCATGAGCCGCGTCCGCGCCGCGGCCGGCGGCCTGGCCACCCCCTCGATGGCCACGTACTACGCCCAGCGCGCGACCGCCGGACTCATCGTCTCCGAGGGCGTGCACCCCAGCCTGGTCGGACAGTCCAACCCGGGCACCCCGGGACTGCACACCGATGCGCAGGCCGACTCCTGGCGGCAGGTGACGGCCGCCGTGCACACTAACGGCGGCCGGATCTTCGCCCAGCTGATGCACGGCGGCCGGGTCTCCCACCCCGACACCACCGGCAGCCGGCCCGTGGGCCCCTCCGCCGTCGCCGCCACCGGCGAGGTGTTCACCCCGACGGGCCCCCAGCCCGCGCCGGTGCCCCGCGCCCTGGAGACCGACGAGGTGGCCGAGCACGCGCTGTCCTACGCCGAGGCCGCCCGCCGCGCCGTGGACGCCGGCTTCGACGGCGTCGAACTGCACGGCGCCAACGGCTATCTGATCTCCCAGTTCCTCTCCTCCAACGCCAACCTGCGCACCGACCGCTACGGCGGCTCCACCGCCCACCGCATCCGGTTCGCCGTCGAGGCCGTGGCCGCCACCGTCGACGCCGTCGGCGCCGCACGGACCGGCATCCGGCTCTCCCCGGGCGGCACCTTCTGGGGTGTCGAGGAGGAGGACGTCCCCGGGCTCTACGCCGCGCTGCTGACCGAACTCGCCCGCCTGGAACCGGCCTACATCCACCTGGAGGCCACCGCCGAGGAGGAGGTGCTGCGCGGGCTGCGCCGGGCCTGGCCCGGGACGCTCGTCATGAACCCGGTGACCCCCATGGGCGCCCGGCAGACCGGTCGCGCCGAGGCCGACCACTGGCTCGGGCTCGGTGCCGACCTCATCAGCTTCGGCCGCGGCTTCCTCGCCAACCCGGACCTGGTGGAACGCCTGCGCACCGGCGCCCCGCTCGCCCCGGCCGACGAGGCCACCTACTACATGGGCGGCGACAAGGGATATCTGACGTACCCGGCGTACCAGCACGCGGCCTGAGCGGGCCCCAGGAGGCCGTGGCGGCGCCCCCGTCCGCCGTACAACCTTCGGGCAACGCGGGATGTCTCAGTGGGTAAGCGCGGATCCAGGGACGGAAAGGTGCAATCCGCACCGCCGTCCCGCCCCGCGTACCGCACGCACGTTCCGGACACACGTTCCGGACGGCACAAGGACACACGCGCACACACGCACGGGGGAACACATGCACACGAACACGACCCGCAGGCCCCTCCGCCGGGGCACCGCCGCGGCGCTCGCCGCCGCCGGCGCGGCCGTCCTGGGACTGGCCGGCGCCGGCGCGTC
The DNA window shown above is from Streptomyces sp. NBC_00670 and carries:
- a CDS encoding MerR family transcriptional regulator, yielding MRIGELASRAGVSVRSVRYYEEQGLLTSVRSASGQRHYTEEEVERVAFIQRMYTAGLSSRTVAELLPCVDAPSTDNSDAALERMAQERERLSRHIEELVETRDALDRLVAVARAHRETLRSPVAG
- a CDS encoding alkene reductase, with the protein product MTSLFDAYRLGGLALPNRTVMAPMSRVRAAAGGLATPSMATYYAQRATAGLIVSEGVHPSLVGQSNPGTPGLHTDAQADSWRQVTAAVHTNGGRIFAQLMHGGRVSHPDTTGSRPVGPSAVAATGEVFTPTGPQPAPVPRALETDEVAEHALSYAEAARRAVDAGFDGVELHGANGYLISQFLSSNANLRTDRYGGSTAHRIRFAVEAVAATVDAVGAARTGIRLSPGGTFWGVEEEDVPGLYAALLTELARLEPAYIHLEATAEEEVLRGLRRAWPGTLVMNPVTPMGARQTGRAEADHWLGLGADLISFGRGFLANPDLVERLRTGAPLAPADEATYYMGGDKGYLTYPAYQHAA